Part of the Paroedura picta isolate Pp20150507F chromosome 3, Ppicta_v3.0, whole genome shotgun sequence genome is shown below.
AGCGACTGACCTCTGCCATGATGATCTTGAGCATCAGCTACACTGTGTGTTGCGACGGCTTTGCTTGTCTCAGCTGACGAAACGTCACTAGAAGAGAGAAAAGCTTTGCATGTGTCAAAGGGGGCTCTGGCATTTCCAAGCAacacccttttcttcttcttcactgcacCCCTCATGTTTGTCGTGGTGTTCATACGGTGAGGCAAATGCTGTCCCAGCTGCCTGTATCGCTGAAATTTCAGCCTCTTGAAGGAATCCAGATCCCTGTGGGTACTCATGACCAGCcggctagaaagaaagaaagagcacgGCCCACCATGGTTACAGGCTGCTAAACTTCTCCCCCAATCCGCTGAAATAAAATTAGGCAGCAGCCGCTCCCTAATTTATTCGCAGGCAAACTTCAGCGTTAACTAAAGCTAGTTCCGAGGAGCAAGCAAAGCAAAGATAAGGAATTTCATTTAATAGGTGCAAGtaggcagggaaagatgaaagGTTTCATTTAGCAAATGCTGCAGAGCCTTTAGATATGCAATTGGCCAACATGGTTATAGCTGATATTAGAAATTGTGGCTGAGATTCCAACAGGTTAATAAAACAGGGAGTAATCTTTACCAGGTTGCCTGTGTGTCTTGGGGAAGGAAAAACGTTGaaaggaaggggactgaaaacaaatcagccggGATCATGATGCCCCTGTATAAAATCCATGGTACGGCCCCATTTGGAACATCGTGGACAGTCCAGGTCACTGCACCTTAAAAAAAGGTGTTCTAGCAttggaaaagggcaactaaaataatTAAGGgggtggaacaccttccctaggaAGAAAGGTTTAAAAGGTTAGCCTGGAGAAACCACAGTCGAGGGGTGACATggtcacagaattatagaatcacagagttggaagggacctcctgggtcatctagtccaaccccctgcactatgcaggacactcacaaccctctcgctgatccactgtcacctgccaccaccttgataGAGGTCTACAAAATGATGCATCCTATTTTCACAATGCCAGAAGTCCTGGCATTCCATGAAAATGAGCAGTTGGTTTAGAACACgtaaaaggaagtccttctttaCCCAGAAGTTGACATCTGGAATGCAAAGCCACAGGAAACAGTGGTGGTGACGAGAAAAtacagcttcaagaggagactGGATAAACCTTTGGAGCAGGGccccatcagtggctattggaTACAAGGGTAGCTGGAAGACATTGTCTGGGGAAGTGGTTATTATTATtcctatttattgaatttctatactgccctgaaACCACCTCAGGGCCGTGGGATGCTCTGGTTGCCACATTATCAATTTGGGCTGTGACTCTCAAATGCTCATACTCTGGAAATCGTGTGGGTCTGTAAGATGCTGCAGAACTCACTGTTGGAGagaggccacagtgggagggctgaaAACACAGCTACTCCCGTCGTGTTTGTGCTTTCTCGAGCACTTGACAGGACTGTCTAGTGACACTTTGGTTGCGCAGAAGGCTGTGAAGTTGCCTTGGATGCCACGGAAATGGTTGTTACTGTCTCTATAACTATACATTCCCCATTTAGCTTAGGAGGCCACGTGTCGTATGAGGCACTGTAAATGGCATGAAAAGATGTCCTTACTTGAGATTAGACAACTCTTTAATCAGTCCACAAACGACATTTGTTGCATCTTCCTCCTTGGATGGATCACAAATTCTCACTGTCAtctcatccctgttttaaaaaaaatgaaagaactagaacagtggtccccaacctttgtatcaccggggaccagtcaacgcttgacaattttactgagtcctgggggggggggggagtagtcttttgctgagggacatcaccgctgcagcctgagtccctgctccacttgctttcctgccagtgcgcctgacttcccgccacccactggggggtgctgccagcagcagctgcgcagtgccatgccaagggggagccccagccatggcgactgctggagagcaccaaaggtgagctgggagcagagtggcagggcagctcctgaggcagcagctggggaggaggacaaggaggagccgcagcccggaaccgactgatctacggaacagtactggtctccggaccaggggttggacaCTACTGAACTAGagtacagatttaaaaaaaaaaactcttcataCCCCTAAGTGTAAAAAGAGGCCTAAAAATTATGTGTGTAACAGGagacattcttttttaaaatccggTCCCAATGAAATACAGCAAGGGCAAATAAGGGGGTACTGTACCACCTTGCCATCCTTACAGTGAGCAGAGATACCCGATTCTCCCGCCTGTAGCTGGCGATACCTACTCAGGCAGGTGCAAACTGGAATTCATCTCCTTGGAAGAAACAAGACCTCATACACAAGACCTCTGATCCGAGGTTCACTATCCAACGTTTTCAACTGAAAGGCTCAGGTAATACTCTTGGGATAGCGTGCTTCGCCCGAAACGTAAGGGTACTGTTGCTAATCAGAATAGGCACTACTGGCACAGACGAAGCAATGGTCTggctgtgtgtgtttatgtgtaactgccgtcaagtcacttctgactttcATTGATCCTATGAATCAATGTTGCCTATGAATCCTATGAATCAGTGAATCAACCAAAATGTTACACTGTTCACAGCCTTCTCAGGTCTTGAAAACACAGGGCCGTGGCTTCCTGTATTCCCTGAGTCCATCCCGTATGGGTGTAAAAGCTGGGCAATAAAGGAAGCcggcaggaagaaagttgatttgttttaaatgtggtgttggaagagagttttatcAATACTGTGGTGTGCCTGAACTTTCCGTAGAGGTAAAGCTGAGGCTGTCAAAACGCTGGTCACATGAGATGACAAGAATCACAGGAAAGGACAAGAATGTCAGGAAAAGttcaaggcagcagaaaaagaggagatGAGACCCTTAAATTTAAAAAGAGGCGTCTTATATGTGAAGCTCCCTACCAAGTACGCTTGTTAATGGTGCTCTCTGTTTTACATTTTATCCCTTCTGTTCCCTTCACAAAGGACAGTATCAAGATGAAAATATTAATTTGCTCTGTTCTAAGTACTTAGTTCTTGCACTGATGAAGCAAGATGTTGCCGGGAAAGCCCCTTACCCGGCGTTGTTTGGATGAGCTACATTAGCAACTGGTTTTGTTCCTCTTGAAGTGCAGGGAACATCCAGGGAGGAGggctagagagagagaaagagagagaaatatacAAGTACCAGGAAGTGGTTAAAATATAGCAATGGAGCACTTTTTGTTTAGTAGAGTGTAGCTATAGCTGCAATAGGGAATTCCACACTGACGCATCACGCCTGCGTTAACAGAAATGCCAGCATACGAGCCATGATTAAGAtactgttaggtgcgaagtcgtgtccgacccctcaCGACCCCATGATTAAGATAGGCAAGAGCAAATCCTCAAAATCTCAGTACTTCCTGTTCAATATTCTTCTCCTAACAACAGTGCAAAGTAACTGGAGGGATGTGATTGTTCAGGATCACCGCGTTGGCATGCAGCAAGAGTGACACCTTCCTAAACTAAATCACTTCAGTGGAATTAGATAGATGTAACTCAGTGATTGAAAGagccttgtggcgcagggtggtaaggcagccaacatgcggTCTGAAACTCTGAcaatgagtctgggagttcgatcccagcagccggctcaaggtcgattcagccttccatccttccgaggtcggtaaaatgagtacccagcttgctggggggtaaacggtaatgactggggaaggcactggcaaaccaccctgtattgagtctgccatgaagacgctggagggcgtcaccccaagggtcagacatgacctggtgcttgcacaggggatacctttactctgtgattgagggcaaaagaagaaggggacgacagagaatgaggtggctggatggaatcactgaagcagtcggtgcgagcttaaatggactccggggaatggtagaggacaggaaggcctggaggaccattgtccatggggtcgccatgggtcggacacgacttcgcacctaacaacaacaagaacaactctgcttaggatggagTTGTTAGATAGTGACAACCTCAATTGTTCTGTGGGATAGGAAGCTAGATTTCTGGTGGGAACTGTTTATACGTACACCAGTGTAATGTTATGCGGGGGGCAGGGCATGGACTGAGTCATGCCCTCTCCAGCGCCACCCATTTCTGGCTTCCCTGGTGATATCCCTGTGCCAACATCAGGCTTACACTGATATGGTTTATTTCTGCTGGTTTCTCTCTGAAGTAAGACCAATATCGGCAAGTCCTGCTGGTGTAGAGTTTagctgcagtcctaagcagttTAGAGGTTGAATCTAGGATTGTGCCCAAAGCCAACTGAATTACCTTGTGTGGTGAGCGGTCAAGGCTGTTGCTTTCAAAgatgttttgtagctgactgtccagCAGAAAGTCTAGATTCACAGAAAGGAGATCTTTGACAGTAGAACACGTTGGGGTCGCAGTACCATGGCTGCCCAGTGGGCTGGTGCAGGATACCTTGCCCTCTGGAAGGAGAGACTCCTGGGCTTCTGATCCAGGGTTTTCTCTGCAAGATTCACTCCCTGCTACTGCTCCGTCCAGCTGCGAAATAATCTCTGCAGAGGAGATGCAGCCCTCCACACTGACAAAATTGCTTTCCTCACACAGCCCAGTTTTTTCTTTTCCATCCACCTGTTGGTCAACCTCCATCTGCTGGTCAGCACCGCTATTGGACAATGTTCCGCTTACCTCCTGGGGTCTTATGTCACAGGCGTCACATGCTGATTGTTTTATAATAGGTCCTAATTTCTCACATTTGTTGTTTGTCCCATGCTCAGTCGGCAGAGTTGGACCTTCTGGAGCGTCTTCATTTTGATTATTTTTAACGTGGTCAAGAGACTCTGCGGAGAGTTCTCTCTCTTCAAGACCATGGGCATCTTTGTGAtctgatgtacaaagaaaaaaggaaacccGTTTTTTGCTTTTCGTCTTTTGCTTTTCGGGGATGTTTGCGGGCGTATCAGTTGGCTTCTGTGCTTCTTCTATCTGGGAGTCAGTGAATCCTGATATGGTATTACCATTATTCATGTCCTTGTTGTGAATTttaacatctagaagaagaagagttggttcttatatgatgcttttctctacccgaaggagtcttaaagcggcttaaaattgccttcccttcctctccccacaacagacaccctgtgaggtgggtgaggctgagagagccctgagattactgaagaagaagagggttcttagatgccacttttctctacccgaaggagtctcaaagcggcttccaatcaccttccctttcctctccccacaacagacaccctgtgagggaggtggggctaagagggccctgatattactgaagaagagttggttcttagatgccacttttctctacccgaaggagtctcaaagcagcttacagtcgccttccctttcctctccccacaacagacaccctgtgagggaggtggggctaagagggccctgatattactgaagaagaagcgtTGTTTCTTTTacgctacttttctctacccaaaggagtctcaaagtggcttccattcaccttccctttcctctccccacaacagacgccctgtgaggtgggtgaggctgagagagccctgatattcctcctcagtcagaacagctttatcagtgctgtggcgagcccaagatcacccagctggctgcacgtgggggagtacggaatcaaacccggctcgccagattagaagctggcactcctaaccgctacaccaagctggctctagtgtTTTCTCGCAATGAAGAACACCTTGATCTCCAGCATCTTCCTTGTTTGTTGCTGATAAATCCATCATCTCTAGAGACTCTGAAGGAGCTGAAGCATTCTGAAAGGATTTCCCTGCCGTATCGCATGGTGTATTTCTAACCAACTGTTCTGTGTCAGAAGACTCCAACACATCCTGAAGCAAAAAAGGATCATGAATACAAAAGACAGTAGCAGGACaaatatttaatgttttctttttccacttAATACAGCAAAATTGCCCAGACCGTCCTGGCCCACTAAAAATATTAAACTGTGGAAGACACATTCAGGAATGCCTTAATTTGATGCAGCCTTTTTGAAAAAATTTGGACTAATGGGCATACATTTGGTCCAAAAGCCATGGCTACTTATCTATCTTTTTTTGCATGAAATGTGAAAATGGATCAAGAAAATCACACATGTTAACATTCTcttttgttttaaacaaaacTTTACTCAAtaacaatttaataaaataaacagagcttgatctgtttagcctggagaggagacgactgaggggggatctgataaccatattcaagtatttaaaaggctgccatattgagaaTGGAGcataattgttctctcttgccccagaggaaaggaccagaaccaatgggatgaaattaattcaaaagaaattttgtctaaacctccagaagaagttcctgacagtcagagcagttcctcagtggaacaggcttcctcaggagggggtgggttctccatctttggagatttctaaacagaggctgattctgtgaaggctcatggaggtggcagtttacagtggatgagcgattgggatgtgagtgtcctgcatagtgtagggggttggactagattacccaggaggtcctttctaactatatgattctatgaaatcatgaAGATAATAAAAATGTCTTAGGTCTGCAGAATCATCTCCTGACTGATTTGGGATCTAAAGAGCTGCTTTTGAATCTTACTTAGGGActtgtgttcttttttctttggaAACTGGGGTTCTCTACTTTATCACAAGCTGCTTTTGAACCCTGTTTCAAGCGCAGTCTACCATGCAGGGCTGCCACTCAAGCAGAACTCGGTCAAGTCACTTTATCTCAGCAGTTTCATAGTTTTTTGCAAGACTGTTGTGCCTCCCACAGTTGCAAAAAGTTCAACACCCAGCTATGCCTTTTTTCAGTTATGGGTAAGAAAAGGATGGATTTCTCCAAGATAAAGACACAAGAGTCCCGTCAAGCTGTAAGACTAAAAGGCCAGCTCCACTATAAGAACTGCTTCTGTTATGCCATGAATACAATCATACAGAATAATTTTGTTAGACATTATTAAGCTaattgaaatgtatttatttattgcatttgtataccgccctcccctaattGTGAGCTCGGGAGGGTGCAACACTGCCtaggagattcaggtgggtagccatgttgatctgaagcagcagaacaaaagtcTGAGTCCAAGGACACCTCTAAGATCAACAGAAGTACTAGCTACAAaggccattcctaagaacaggccttgagaGGGTCCCttgccctggccccagccaggcagtgtaaggtggctttgagccgcagctcgcagccgtatcaagtgaggcaggtgggggctggccagttcattagcaggcccaggacagagctccttagcaggcagtcagcaggctgggagaccctcattagcaggccctccaccatgaccctttgcccagggccctctccccttacctgttgttggctccaagcactgaggtgcatctgaaagcaaagaggctagagtccagggacagagggcgggagctgcaggggaagggcTAATcaacaccctgattggccctattccatcttggacagctggacacgttccaccccccccccaggctgtttcacaaatatatagaggaaccatggaatggatggatggataaggatgagctTTCACGGGTAAGCACACTCCATGTATAATGGTCAGGAGGGAACTGTTGGCTATTCAAGGCCATTTTCCCAGAAGAAAAGGCTCTAGATTCTTAATGCTCATATTTTTGTACACACACCCCCAAACTCTAACGGCAAGTATTCCATATGAACATATTCATTGGCCCTTTTTAAAAGGTCATTCCGTgaatttaaaaaccaaaacaaaatggtGCTAAATTAAATACATGTCCTGAGTGACCATGCCTTAAGCAGCTCTGCAAAACTGCTAAAGAGCTTTGGTGACAGAAACTGGAATAGTTTCCCAGGAGAGTTAAGTGTTTACTCAGCCAATGAGGCATATAAGCACAGAAAAGAGAGCACTGAGCTTCATTATCTAAATGGCAAACAGCAAcacaaatgtttgtttttaattgctagTACAACATAAAAATACCTTGTGAATTTTCATAGCTCAGAAAGTATTACTCCCatagcacgcctggcctcaacctgagccagggctttttcggtcctggccccgacctggtggaatgagctcccggaagagccgtgggccctgatggagctctctcagttctgcagggcctgtaaaacagagctcttccaccgggtcagGTTGAGGCCGGGGTTTCAAGGACAATCGGAGCCCCTCCTCCGGCCCACACTATACCACTCTGCCATCCTGTACCTGTGATGGTTTGACTGTAaattggggaaggattgggggTTATGccactgttttatggggttttatgaggcttttaagagcctcttgtggcgcagggtggtaaggcagcagaaatgctgtctgaagctgtctgcccatgaggctgggagttcaatcagccttccatccttccgaggttggtaaaatgagtacccagcttgctggggggtaaacggtaatgactggggaaggcactggcaaaccaccccgtattgagtctgccatgaaaacttggcgtcaccccgagggtcagacctgactcggtgcttgcacaggggatacctttacctttacctttatgaggcTTTTatgggtttaatggggttttaatttgccTTTGTGTAAGCCATCATTAGTGTTCAGAGAGTGGCGGGATAAcaaactaaataataaataaataaataaataaataaataaataaataaataaataaaatccaatccTAAGGAGAGACATCTACATCCATCCACATTATATTATACCAACAAGCAAGTCTGTCTCTTACCTGTTTCACATGGATTTCTGGAGTGTCACCAttattttcttcccttctttcacGAACTTTATCTTTTGTCTTTGCAAACACTGGTACCAACCTCCCTGCCTATAACCAACAATAAGAATTTGACGATCAAATATTTGATATTCTCCATCAACCACTTCCAATAATGAACAGGATTATTGATAAGGTGAATTTATCTGGCTCAATAACAACATTGATCTTCACCTGCTGCTCTAAACTCTGGAGGGTTTGGCCTAGAGATTGACTGAGGCAAATGTTGCTTTGAAAAACAGAACATATGAATACACCTGCTGGATCAAACtgggggtccatctaatccagcctcccatctc
Proteins encoded:
- the BRME1 gene encoding break repair meiotic recombinase recruitment factor 1 — translated: MMDLSATNKEDAGDQDVKIHNKDMNNGNTISGFTDSQIEEAQKPTDTPANIPEKQKTKSKKRVSFFLCTSDHKDAHGLEERELSAESLDHVKNNQNEDAPEGPTLPTEHGTNNKCEKLGPIIKQSACDACDIRPQEVSGTLSNSGADQQMEVDQQVDGKEKTGLCEESNFVSVEGCISSAEIISQLDGAVAGSESCRENPGSEAQESLLPEGKVSCTSPLGSHGTATPTCSTVKDLLSVNLDFLLDSQLQNIFESNSLDRSPHKPSSLDVPCTSRGTKPVANVAHPNNAGDEMTVRICDPSKEEDATNVVCGLIKELSNLNRLVMSTHRDLDSFKRLKFQRYRQLGQHLPHRMNTTTNMRGAVKKKKRVLLGNARAPFDTCKAFLSSSDVSSAETSKAVATHSVADAQDHHGRGQSLKNETYPDAKNP